In Plasmodium knowlesi strain H genome assembly, chromosome: 7, one DNA window encodes the following:
- a CDS encoding pre-mRNA-splicing factor 18, putative, with protein sequence MDSLDSFIKKKKEEIKEIKGNKRWFKQAELESKKKTEINKFYENEYKKKKTEEYERLKKLNDELDAKRRISNADVKHEETNTEITLTNRQIIILLRQLKEPIRLFGETDLERYNRLKELKINKNELKINVQNVFGDVLRGKLKENSLDLIEDNLEEDIDNANSKESAELNGTTAEKKSDEKGQGADKEKVILDWIKSTMKEWNEEIENSDDSKKKIKKATYLQTHKDLKPLEKKLKQKSVEGDVLDKIYNIVSRCQERNFKAAHDAYMLLAIGNAAWPMGVTMVGIHERAGRSKIFASEVAHILNDETTRKYIQMIKRLLSFCQRKYCTNPSEAVNLSTIHI encoded by the exons ATGGACTCACTTGATAGTtttataaagaagaaaaaggaagaaataaaag AAATCAAAGGAAACAAGAGGTGGTTCAAGCAGGCAGAGTTAGagagtaagaaaaaaacagaaattaaCAAGTTTTACgaaaatgaatataaaaagaagaaaacggaGGAATATGAAAGGCTAAAg AAATTGAATGACGAACTGGACGCAAAACGCAGAATAAGCAACGCAGACGTGAAGCATGAAGAAACAAatacag AAATAACTTTAACTAACAGACAGATAATTATTTTGCTGCGACAGCTGAAGGAACCAATTAGGCTGTTTGGAGAAACTGACTTGGAAAG ATACAATAGACTGAAGgagttaaaaataaacaaaaatgagtTAAAAATTAATGTGCAAAATGTATTTGGCGATGTCCTAAGGGGAAA attaaaagaaaattcgcTAGATTTAATTGAGGACAACTTAGAAGAAGATATTGACAATGCCAACTCGAAAGAATCAGCGGAATTGAACGGGACCACcgcagaaaagaaaagtgatgAAAAGGGCCAAGGAGCGGACAAGGAAAAGGTTATACTCGACTGGATAAAAAGCACAATGAAGGAGTGGAACGAAGAAATTGAAAACAGCGATGAtagcaaaaagaaaataaagaaagctACATACTTGCAGACGCACAAGGATTTGAAACCACTGGAGAAAAAGCTTAAGCAGAAGAG CGTGGAAGGAGACGTGCTGGACAAAATATACAACATCGTTTCGCGTTGCCAGGAGAGGAACTTCAAAGCGGCGCACGATGC GTATATGCTGCTCGCCATAGGGAACGCCGCCTGGCCCATGGGTGTCACGATGGTTGGGATTCACGAACGTGCGGGAAGATCCAAAATTTTCGCATCGGAG GTTGCACACATCCTTAATGACGAAACCACGAGGAAATACATTCAAATGATTAAAAG gttACTATCCTTTTGCCAACGGAAATATTGCACCAATCCCTCAGAGGCAGTCAATTTGTCCACCATCCACATTTAA